The Rhinatrema bivittatum chromosome 4, aRhiBiv1.1, whole genome shotgun sequence genome window below encodes:
- the GALR2 gene encoding galanin receptor type 2, whose protein sequence is MNRSAASLSSGEGCHPESVIIPLVYSAIFLLGTVGNSLVLAVLLRNGKMNNTTNLFILNLGVADLCFILFCVPFQATIYVLDSWVFGPFVCKAVHFFIFLTMYASSFTLATVSLDRYLAIRYPLRSRELRTPRNALTAIGLIWGLSIIFSGPYLSYYQELQMSNVTVCLPGWQDSQRKIMDLCTFAFSYIIPVLILSLTYARTIRYLWKSVDPIEDMSESKKAKRKVTRMIIIVAVLFCLCWLPHHLLLLYFWFGSFSLNHVTYVLRILSHLVSYANSCVNPIVYALVSKHFRKGFKKIFKCLLHKKVANKVHAVQATNTGVSTLEVGSTEVTQVSEAHARPSSCCQISSQQWGGPEQLRLGQKAPNSFITFNVT, encoded by the exons ATGAACAGGTCGGCTGCTTCGCTCAGCTCGGGCGAGGGCTGCCACCCGGAGTCGGTGATCATCCCGCTGGTGTACTCGGCCATCTTCCTGCTGGGCACGGTGGGCAACAGCCTGGTGCTGGCCGTGCTGCTGAGGAACGGCAAGATGAACAACACCACCAACCTGTTCATCCTCAACCTGGGGGTGGCCGACCTCTGCTTCATCCTCTTCTGCGTGCCTTTCCAGGCCACCATCTACGTGCTGGACAGCTGGGTCTTCGGCCCCTTCGTCTGCAAAGCCGTGCACTTCTTCATCTTCCTCACCATGTACGCCAGCAGCTTCACCCTGGCCACCGTCTCCCTGGACAG GTACTTGGCTATAAGGTACCCACTACGCTCGCGAGAGCTGAGGACCCCTAGGAATGCCCTCACTGCCATTGGTCTTATTTGGGGCCTTTCCATCATCTTCTCTGGGCCATACCTTAGTTACTACCAGGAGCTTCAGATGTCCAATGTCACTGTCTGCCTTCCAGGTTGGCAGGACTCCCAGCGCAAAATCATGGACCTCTGCACCTTTGCCTTCAGCTACATCATCCCAGTTCTGATTCTAAGCCTGACCTACGCCAGGACAATCCGCTACCTCTGGAAGTCAGTGGACCCCATTGAAGACATGTCTGAGTCTAAGAAAGCTAAGCGCAAGGTTACCCGCATGATCATCATTGTGGCTGTCCTCTTTTGCCTCTGCTGGCTGCCCCACCACCTACTCCTCCTCTATTTTTGGTTTGGCAGCTTTTCCCTGAATCATGTCACGTACGTTCTCCGCATCCTCTCCCACCTCGTCTCCTACGCAAACTCCTGCGTGAACCCTATTGTCTATGCCTTGGTCTCCAAGCACTTTCGCAAAGGATTCAAGAAGATCTTCAAGTGCCTCCTGCACAAGAAGGTGGCCAACAAGGTGCATGCAGTCCAAGCCACCAACACTGGCGTCAGCACCCTGGAAGTTGGGTCCACGGAGGTGACCCAGGTCAGCGAGGCTCACGCCAGGCCATCCAGCTGCTGCCAGATTTCATCCCAACAGTGGGGGGGGCCTGAACAACTGCGGCTTGGACAGAAAGCTCCCAACAGCTTCATCACCTTCAAtgtcacctaa